In one Sphingomonas sp. S1-29 genomic region, the following are encoded:
- a CDS encoding sugar phosphate isomerase/epimerase family protein codes for MKGPAVFLAQFMGDSAPFDTLGTAARWMADAGYVGVQIPTWDSRCIDLAKAAESQDYCDELAGTCREAGVEITELSTHLQGQLVAVHPAYDVAFDAFAPPELHGKPVERQAWAVEQVKLAARASRRLGLNAAATFSGALAWPYLYPWPPRPAGLVEEAFAELAKRWRPILDVYEEEGIDLAYEIHPGEDLHDGVTFERFLAGVDNHPRANILYDPSHYVLQSLDYLQFIDFYHERIRMFHVKDAELNPNGRSGVYGGFQDWVDRPGRFRSLGDGQVDFGGIFSKLTQYGYAGWAVLEWECCLKHPEDGAREGAPFIEAHMIRKAEGAFDDFAGGGDPALNRAMLGLT; via the coding sequence ATGAAGGGACCAGCGGTTTTCCTTGCGCAGTTCATGGGCGACAGCGCGCCGTTCGACACACTTGGCACGGCTGCGCGCTGGATGGCCGATGCCGGCTATGTCGGGGTGCAGATTCCGACCTGGGATAGCCGCTGCATCGACCTCGCCAAGGCCGCCGAAAGCCAGGATTATTGCGACGAGCTGGCCGGCACCTGCCGCGAGGCAGGCGTCGAGATCACCGAGCTGTCGACGCATCTGCAGGGCCAGCTGGTCGCGGTGCATCCCGCCTATGACGTCGCCTTCGACGCCTTCGCGCCGCCCGAACTCCACGGCAAGCCGGTCGAGCGCCAAGCCTGGGCGGTCGAGCAGGTCAAGCTCGCCGCGCGCGCCAGCCGCCGGCTGGGGCTGAACGCCGCCGCCACCTTCTCGGGCGCGCTCGCCTGGCCCTATCTCTACCCTTGGCCGCCGCGCCCCGCCGGGCTAGTCGAGGAGGCCTTTGCCGAACTCGCCAAGCGCTGGCGCCCGATCCTCGACGTGTACGAGGAGGAAGGGATCGACCTCGCCTATGAGATCCATCCGGGCGAGGATCTGCACGACGGCGTCACCTTCGAACGCTTCCTGGCGGGCGTCGACAACCACCCGCGCGCCAACATCCTCTACGACCCCAGCCATTATGTGCTGCAGTCGCTCGACTATCTGCAGTTCATCGATTTCTATCACGAGCGAATCCGGATGTTCCACGTCAAGGATGCCGAGCTCAATCCCAATGGTCGCTCGGGGGTCTATGGCGGCTTCCAGGACTGGGTCGATCGTCCCGGTCGCTTCCGCTCCTTGGGCGACGGGCAGGTCGATTTCGGGGGGATCTTCTCGAAGCTCACCCAATATGGCTATGCCGGCTGGGCGGTGCTCGAATGGGAATGCTGCCTCAAGCATCCCGAGGACGGCGCGCGCGAAGGCGCGCCCTTCATCGAGGCGCACATGATCCGCAAGGCCGAGGGCGCATTCGACGATTTCGCCGGTGGCGGCGATCCGGCGCTCAATCGTGCGATGTTGGGCTTGACCTGA
- a CDS encoding MFS transporter: MSSKASAAMPGVQGVNKSRLFWLGVLALFTAASSLGIRGAIASGLKAEWIDPIAPLQAGELLAAALGAAFLSFAITVFVASTLLDQIGMKRCLLGAGLCFVLGPLAIVFAGDLATGMNIYHFVWFGMLVSGIGWGLTEAAINPLTAQLYPEDTTHRLNVLHAWFPGGIIVGGLAGFFLADTLPWQGIMALVLIPAIATIVIAATTTFPPALREETGVGFGEMLGEVFRRPSFFIWFGAMFLTAASELAPGQWIDVALSNRVGMRGILLLVYVNALMFVFRHFAGRLANKISNPGLLWVSSLLAAVGLFMLSQAQSPIAAIIASTVWGLGVCVMWPTMLASVAERYPRGGSWAMGLVGSAGAMASFFVLPQLGAMFDEAKIEFAGGPAAFASLTGAAKLAVEDAAASLSFQRLAILPLILLAVFGVIWLRERGKSRAQLAGEAA, from the coding sequence GTGAGTAGCAAAGCGAGCGCCGCAATGCCGGGCGTCCAGGGCGTCAACAAGAGCCGGCTGTTCTGGCTGGGGGTGCTGGCGCTGTTCACCGCGGCATCAAGCCTCGGCATCCGCGGCGCGATCGCCAGCGGGCTCAAGGCCGAATGGATCGATCCGATCGCGCCGTTGCAGGCGGGCGAACTGCTCGCCGCCGCGCTCGGCGCGGCGTTCCTGAGCTTCGCGATCACGGTGTTCGTCGCCTCCACCCTCCTTGACCAGATCGGGATGAAGCGCTGCCTGCTCGGCGCGGGGCTTTGCTTCGTCCTCGGCCCGCTCGCGATCGTGTTCGCGGGCGATCTCGCCACGGGCATGAACATCTATCATTTCGTGTGGTTCGGCATGCTGGTCAGCGGGATCGGCTGGGGGCTCACCGAAGCCGCGATCAACCCGCTCACCGCGCAGCTCTATCCCGAGGACACGACGCACCGATTGAACGTGCTCCACGCCTGGTTCCCCGGCGGCATCATCGTCGGCGGGCTCGCGGGCTTCTTCCTCGCCGATACGCTGCCCTGGCAGGGGATCATGGCGCTGGTACTGATCCCCGCGATCGCGACGATCGTGATCGCCGCCACCACCACCTTCCCGCCGGCGCTGCGCGAGGAAACCGGCGTCGGCTTCGGCGAGATGCTGGGCGAGGTGTTCCGCCGCCCCAGCTTCTTCATCTGGTTCGGCGCGATGTTCCTGACCGCCGCGTCCGAGCTCGCGCCCGGCCAGTGGATCGACGTCGCGCTCAGCAACCGCGTCGGCATGCGCGGCATCCTGCTGCTGGTCTATGTCAACGCGCTGATGTTCGTCTTCCGCCACTTCGCCGGCCGGCTCGCGAACAAGATCTCGAACCCCGGCCTGTTGTGGGTATCGAGCCTGCTCGCCGCGGTCGGGCTGTTCATGCTCAGCCAGGCGCAGTCGCCGATCGCGGCGATCATCGCCTCGACGGTCTGGGGCTTGGGCGTCTGCGTGATGTGGCCGACGATGCTCGCCTCGGTCGCCGAGCGCTATCCGCGCGGCGGATCCTGGGCGATGGGGCTGGTTGGATCGGCGGGCGCGATGGCGAGCTTCTTCGTGCTGCCGCAGCTCGGCGCGATGTTCGATGAGGCCAAGATCGAGTTCGCCGGCGGCCCCGCCGCCTTCGCCTCGCTCACCGGCGCGGCCAAGCTCGCGGTCGAGGATGCCGCCGCGTCGCTGTCGTTCCAGCGGCTGGCGATCCTGCCGCTGATCCTGCTCGCGGTGTTCGGCGTCATTTGGCTGCGCGAACGCGGCAAGTCTCGCGCGCAGCTGGCGGGCGAGGCTGCATGA
- a CDS encoding c-type cytochrome: MKLLFTAMLVPAALSIAPTPAAAQNADAGAQVFNTCRACHTLNKGGRNGAGPNLHGLFGRQAAAATGFSYSPALKASKIRWDDKTLSEYLEAPTKRVPGTRMMVKVPDAAKRAALIAYLKRETTK, from the coding sequence ATGAAATTATTGTTTACGGCGATGCTGGTTCCAGCCGCCCTGTCGATTGCCCCCACGCCCGCCGCGGCGCAAAATGCCGATGCCGGCGCGCAGGTCTTCAACACCTGCCGTGCGTGTCACACGCTCAACAAGGGCGGCCGCAACGGTGCCGGCCCCAATCTGCACGGGCTGTTCGGGCGCCAGGCGGCCGCCGCGACCGGCTTCAGCTACAGTCCTGCGCTCAAGGCATCGAAGATCCGCTGGGACGACAAGACGCTCAGCGAATATCTCGAAGCGCCCACCAAGCGGGTTCCGGGGACGCGGATGATGGTCAAAGTTCCCGACGCTGCCAAGCGCGCCGCGTTGATCGCCTATCTGAAGCGCGAAACTACCAAATAA
- a CDS encoding Gfo/Idh/MocA family protein: protein MTASASRLRYGMVGGGEGAFIGAVHRMAAALDGECALVCGAFSSDGERNARSAAALGIEPARAYGSLEALLAGEAALPTSERMQALAIVTPNHLHAPMAIAALDAGFDVMSEKPMALNLDEALAIAEAVERSGRLYGLAFTYSGYPLVEEARVRVARGDLGAIRLVQVEYSQGWLSQPIDAGGNKQAEWRTDPARAGLGGCLGDIGTHAFQLAEHVSGLSVEELSADLTIHVPGRRLDDDVSALLRFEGGARGTLKASQVAAGDENGLRLRVHGEKGGLDWSQQEPNTLTLRWLDRPAEIVRAAGPGLDALTTARLRTPSGHPEGYIEAFANLYRSFAKTVKAGTAVPAIGTADWFPGIDDGLRTMTFVEAMIENSAGDAKWTRLADVLAARRNTKGEAA from the coding sequence ATGACGGCATCGGCATCGAGGCTGCGATACGGGATGGTTGGCGGCGGCGAGGGCGCGTTCATCGGTGCGGTGCATCGGATGGCGGCTGCGCTCGACGGCGAATGCGCGCTGGTTTGCGGGGCGTTCAGCAGCGACGGCGAGCGCAATGCGCGCAGCGCTGCCGCGCTCGGGATAGAGCCTGCGCGCGCTTATGGCTCGCTCGAGGCGCTGCTGGCGGGCGAGGCGGCGTTGCCGACAAGCGAGCGGATGCAGGCGTTGGCGATCGTCACGCCCAACCACCTGCACGCGCCGATGGCGATCGCCGCGCTCGACGCCGGGTTCGACGTGATGTCCGAAAAGCCGATGGCGCTGAACCTCGACGAGGCGCTGGCGATCGCCGAGGCGGTCGAGCGCTCGGGCCGGCTGTACGGGCTTGCGTTCACCTATAGCGGCTATCCCCTGGTCGAGGAGGCGCGGGTGCGCGTCGCGCGCGGCGATCTGGGCGCGATCCGGCTGGTGCAGGTCGAATATTCGCAAGGCTGGCTGAGCCAGCCAATCGATGCGGGCGGCAACAAGCAGGCCGAATGGCGCACCGATCCGGCGCGCGCGGGGCTGGGCGGCTGCCTGGGCGACATCGGCACGCATGCGTTCCAGCTCGCCGAGCATGTCTCGGGCCTGAGCGTCGAGGAATTGAGCGCCGACCTGACGATCCATGTTCCCGGGCGGCGGCTCGACGACGATGTCTCGGCGCTGCTGCGCTTTGAAGGCGGCGCGCGCGGCACGCTCAAGGCGAGCCAGGTCGCCGCGGGCGACGAGAATGGGTTGCGGCTGCGGGTGCATGGCGAGAAGGGCGGGCTCGACTGGTCGCAGCAGGAGCCCAATACGCTGACGCTGCGCTGGCTCGACCGCCCTGCCGAGATCGTGCGGGCAGCGGGACCGGGGCTCGATGCGCTGACCACCGCGCGGCTGCGGACGCCGTCGGGGCATCCCGAGGGCTATATCGAGGCGTTCGCGAACCTGTATCGCAGCTTCGCCAAGACGGTGAAGGCGGGCACGGCGGTGCCCGCGATCGGCACCGCCGACTGGTTTCCGGGGATCGACGACGGGCTGCGCACGATGACCTTTGTCGAGGCGATGATCGAAAACAGCGCCGGCGACGCCAAATG